TCTTCCGGCTGAGCCAGGCTGTATATTCCATCGCGCCGAACCAACTTACATGAATCACCGGATAACGGTTCCAATGCCAATTTTTAATCATAAACCCGCTGTCGGTTTTTACAATACCCCTCTCTGATGAATCCGCCATTTGAATGATCCTCTCTCCGGAATACGGTCCCGACTTCACGGTATCACTTTGATAATCATTTAAGAAATTCAAAAATTCATGGTTTGTGACCTCTGTCTGGCTCATGTAGAAATCATCTACAGTGACAAAATGGGTGGGGCAGTCTTTAACAGCTTTTTTATATGGGGCATTATTTCCCAGCAAGTCCCCCATCACAAACATTCCACCCTGGACCATCACCATTCGAATCTCTAAATGATCCACATGAATGGTTGTATCCGGTTTAAATGCCGGTATCGTTAATATGATCTTCCCTGTATCCGGGACGGTCACATATTTCCCCCATAAAATTTTTTTACCATCAAATAACCTTACCAAATGTTTGCCGGGAGTGACATACGTGATGACATGACCATTACGGAACCAGTCTGTGACCAGATGCTGATCTAGATATAATTTCCCGAATGGAATTGGCTCAACTGTGCGGATAGCGATTTGTGGACGGATTAAATCTCTTTGCTTACCGGCTTCTTTTGAATAAAACAAATTCATCAGGATTGTTCTCAGCTTACTCTCCAAGTCATCGCGTGCGCTTTTCATAGCCTGCTCATATGATCCGGCTTCATTGGGCGGATAACCGCTCAAAATACCCCGATACAGAACACCGAGGTGATTATGCTTTATCTTTATTCTTGCACCAATAACTTTTGCGGCAAATTGAGGATTCTGGGAAGATCGGGGTAAAGGAATGAATCGCGGTTTAGCCTTTTCATAATAATTACCAATGATATTCTCCATGCAAATGAATTCGATAGTGCCATCATAAGCCTCTGACTCATTCACCACTGTCTTGTAGGGATAAATGCGATTGTTCAATCTCTCAATAATGCATTCGGCTGGGTTATATTCCTGAAATGATCCCTTCACGAGAAAAACCGGATAACGGGCGAGCACTTCTTTTTCATTGTGTGACAGCTCACGTTGCGCCCAAAGAGGGGCGGATATTTTTAGAAGGGATAAAGAAAAAAGAATGAGTATATTCTTTCTCATGATAATCGCCTTTGTAAAGCAGATAATGTTAAAATGTTATCTACTATATAGATGTTTTAAACGGTTGGCATTTTCAGTTTTTCACCATCCAAGGCATTCATCAATGTCTTTGCCCCAATGTTTCCTATTGGACAGATCCTGCAAAGCGTTACATAAAATCTGATTCTGTTCAAATTTTAAAGCGTGATAAACACCTTTTTATTATAACCCGAGACAAACTATCAATAATTTCATCAAATCGAGAATGGGATTTATCGTTCAGAATCAAATTTGCTGGATCTTTCAAATCTTCAAGTGATTTTAATATTTGGCGAACAATTTCAGGAAGCTTGTTAAAAGCATAATTGCACTTATCACGTTTATCTAATTGCATTGCTAATACAGTGCCATTAATTACTCGACGACATTCTTCAGCAACGTTTAAAAAGTTTGAAAACGTTGGAATGTGTCTTTGATACTGTCAAAGGCACTTGTTATATTCCGTTGTTCTTAAATAATATAATGCAACAAAAACACTCTAAAAGCCAATTAAGGCCGTTAAAAGTAAATTGAATATGGGTTCAGAAGCTGGGTCTATAATCATAATTTCCTCAAGTTCGCAATATTCTTATACTGGCCAACGTTTGGCTTCAGGCACGTTGCGAAGCGCAGCGGAGCAACGTCGCCTGCAACCCGGTGTTAGCCGCCGCTCACTATCGCTGTACCCAGACGATGGCATAGGAGAAAAAGATGACAACATCTGGCAAGAAATGGATGAACCATGGCCAGAAGAGCCCCTTCGTTTCCAGCATGCTTTTTCCCAGAAGCCATGCCAGGAAACCCGTCATCAGAAATCCGATCAAGCCGGGAGGTGAGCCATACAGAACATGTGCCAATCCAAAGAAGGCAACGTTGATCAAGAGCGCATGGTTCTTGCCAATGACTTGAGGTAGTGTGGAGAGCAGTGTGGCGCGAAAGTACATCTCTTCGTTAAAGGCGTTGATTGCTGAAAAGAGCAAAACCGCTGGGAGCCATAGAGCCGCTCTTAGAAGCAAATCCGGCGACGGACTTGAGGCAAGCAATGTCGGAACCGCGACAAGCAAAGCGGCGGCCAGCGCAAAGACCCATCCGAATTGCCGCCACGATTCTCCCTGACGGATGCCCAGCCAGCGGATTGGTTCAATGGGTGCGTCGGTTTGGCCCCTCACGAGGAAGAACTCGCTCCTGCGGCGTTTTACGGTCCATAGCGCGGCGATGACCACCAGCGTCACCGCTATATCACGAACATAGGGCCTCAGGTATCCAAGCAAAAAGGATTGTTCTGTATCACTGACGAGACCCTGCCACCAAGCGAGAGTCCTTACCCACTCTGAGGCTGCCAACGCTGCGTAAAAAACGAGCATGACAAAGGCAAAGGATAGTAATGGGCGAATTGTCTTCCAGAGAAAACAAAGCGCAAAGAATAAAACGAGAAAACCCACCTTGGCCACAAACAACCAGCCAGGGACTTGCCCCAAGACCGCATCGCAAATGATGTCCGGCAAATCTGAGACCAGAAGGATTGATGACCAGGCGGACCAGATCAATAATCGTTTCTGGCTTGGGTTTTCAAAAAGTACATCTTCATTCATGCGCACGCCCTCCTTTTACTCCATTTATTGAGAATCGAGAATACCATATGTTCTGGGCGGCTAACCTGTTGATTAAATAGTAATAGCCCCCTGTAAATACAAGGCGGCTTCGCCGCGGATTTTAACCCGCTCGCCGGCTTCCTGGCACCAAAGCTCTCCGCCACGTCGGGAAATTTGCAACGCATACAATTCTTTTTTATTGAGAACCGCGGACCAATAGGGCGTCAGAACGCAGTGCGCCGAGCCGGTTACCGGATCTTCGGCCACACCGACGGCCGGGCCAAAGAAGCGGGAGACAAAGTCGCTCCGGCGTCCCGGCGCGGTGATGATGATCCCCCGCCAGGCCAGGGTGGTCAAGGCGGCGAAATCGGGCCGAGCCTGAAGCACCGCCTCCTCATCTTCCAGCCGGACCAACAGATCTTCCGCTGAATCCAGCACTTGTTTGGCTGCAACGCCCAGCATGGCATCGAGCCCAACCGGCGGCGAGGTCGGCCGGGCCGGCCGCGCCGGAAAATCCAATTCGAGCATATCATCGCGCCGGCTCACCCGCAGCTGGCCGCTCTCCCGGGTTTGAAAGCAGATCGTATCCTCGGTCCATCCACGGCAGGTAAACAGGACAAAAGCGGAGGCTAGAGTGGCGTGACCGCAGAGCGCAACTTCCGTGGTGGGTGTGAACCAGCGAAGATCAAAGCGATTCCCGTTGTGCACGAGAAAGGCGGTCTCAGACAAATTGTTCTCCGCTGCAATGGATTGCAGCAACGCGTCATCGATCCATTCATCCAAAAGGCAGACCGCAGCCGGATTGCCGGAAAACACCGACGAGGTGAAAGCGTCCACATGGTACAAAGGTATCTTCATTTTTTTCTCTTTTCTGTTTATGAACAAGGCTGAAGAGCGTCGCACGTTTATGCGCCATGGCCGGGGCGTGGATCCGCTCAGGGTGTTCACGCTTACCATACGCGAATCACCGCCGTGCTCGCAGCCTAAGCATTCAACAATGCTCCGGATTTGATCATCTCTGTGCCAGCGTTGATCAGCGTGTAGGCCGAAAGGCTATCTTCCTGCAGGAAAGGAATTCGTGATCGTATTGTGCGATAGAGCTGTTGATTTCGTGGGCTGCAACGACTCACGCCATCGATCAGATCAATGGCCTGGGCCGCTGCGATCATTTCAATGGCAGCCACAGGAAGAGCCCATTGGCTGGCCTTCCAGGCGTACAGACAGGCCAACCCGCTGTTGGAAACAACGTCTTCGGTCCAGGCACTGGTGGCTGTGGATTGTACGCTGAATCTGCCCAGAGAGGAGAGTCGCAGATATTCAGCCGATCCCCGGTATTGATAGATCATCAGACCGCTGTTCGCGCCGGCGTTCGGCGCAAGAAATCTTGGAAACCGACCCTGATTCATTTTATCATTCATCAAATGATGGGCCCGCATATTGGAGATATTGGCCAGAGTGGTCAGCGAGTTGATCAGGATATCCGCGCATTTTGCCAGAAGCGAACCCTGAAATTTTCCTGCATCTTTAACTTGTTGATCGACGCTCAGAGAATCATCAGGCCGCACAATGGGGTTATCCGAGCAGCGGTTGATCTGGGCTTGCAAAACCGGAAGCAGGCCGAGGATATCGTCATACTCGGCGCCGTGCCATTGCGGGATCGTGCGCAAAGAGTATTCATCATGGCCGCGGTCGGTCGTTAGTTTTGATCCAGCCAGCTGCTCGCGTATGATCGCCGCAACGGTGGACTCTCCGCCCTCCGGGTCTGACGCAAACACAGCAGAATCGAAGGCTTCCATCGCGGCTCCCCGTGCGTCAGCCGTGAGGGCGGCTATCAGAAGCGTTGACCGCAAGAGCTGAATTGAGTCAAACAGCGCGATGGAGAGAAGGCCGGATGAAAAAGAGGTGCCGTTGATCATGGACAGCCCATCCTTGTACGAAGGGCTGACCGGCTTGATGCCCGCAGCCTCCATCGCCGCGCGGCCGGAGATGATCTCAGCGGGCGAGCCGGACTTGAAGGCCTGGCCGGACTCATCCCCGACCGCCACCAGAGCGATATGAGCGCAGGGGATCAGATCGCCGCTGGCGCCCAGCGACCCGCTTTCCGGCACACAGGGATAAACCCGCTTGTTGAGCATAGCCAAATAGGTCTGGGCGATGGAAGGAGATAAACCGCACTCCCCGGTGGCAAATTTGTTCAAGGTGGTCAGCATGACCGCTCGGACCACCTCCCCCGGCAGATAATCGCCTCCTCCGGCGGCATGCGATCTCAGCAGGTTCATCTCTTTATGCAGCGCTTGTTCCGGCGAGAGCAAAATGTCTGCATTCTCGCCATAGCCGGTGGTGACAGAATATATTTTTACTCCGCTGGCTGCACATCGTTCAACGACAGCCCGAGAGCGTTCCATTCTCCGCCATGCCGATGGCGCGATCTCAATGGAGGCGCCATATCGGGCCACTGCCATCACT
This sequence is a window from bacterium. Protein-coding genes within it:
- a CDS encoding CPBP family intramembrane metalloprotease, which translates into the protein MNEDVLFENPSQKRLLIWSAWSSILLVSDLPDIICDAVLGQVPGWLFVAKVGFLVLFFALCFLWKTIRPLLSFAFVMLVFYAALAASEWVRTLAWWQGLVSDTEQSFLLGYLRPYVRDIAVTLVVIAALWTVKRRRSEFFLVRGQTDAPIEPIRWLGIRQGESWRQFGWVFALAAALLVAVPTLLASSPSPDLLLRAALWLPAVLLFSAINAFNEEMYFRATLLSTLPQVIGKNHALLINVAFFGLAHVLYGSPPGLIGFLMTGFLAWLLGKSMLETKGLFWPWFIHFLPDVVIFFSYAIVWVQR
- a CDS encoding PhzF family phenazine biosynthesis protein; this encodes MKIPLYHVDAFTSSVFSGNPAAVCLLDEWIDDALLQSIAAENNLSETAFLVHNGNRFDLRWFTPTTEVALCGHATLASAFVLFTCRGWTEDTICFQTRESGQLRVSRRDDMLELDFPARPARPTSPPVGLDAMLGVAAKQVLDSAEDLLVRLEDEEAVLQARPDFAALTTLAWRGIIITAPGRRSDFVSRFFGPAVGVAEDPVTGSAHCVLTPYWSAVLNKKELYALQISRRGGELWCQEAGERVKIRGEAALYLQGAITI
- a CDS encoding aromatic amino acid lyase, whose protein sequence is MGEAQHPETIKKILLDGRTLRLAEVMAVARYGASIEIAPSAWRRMERSRAVVERCAASGVKIYSVTTGYGENADILLSPEQALHKEMNLLRSHAAGGGDYLPGEVVRAVMLTTLNKFATGECGLSPSIAQTYLAMLNKRVYPCVPESGSLGASGDLIPCAHIALVAVGDESGQAFKSGSPAEIISGRAAMEAAGIKPVSPSYKDGLSMINGTSFSSGLLSIALFDSIQLLRSTLLIAALTADARGAAMEAFDSAVFASDPEGGESTVAAIIREQLAGSKLTTDRGHDEYSLRTIPQWHGAEYDDILGLLPVLQAQINRCSDNPIVRPDDSLSVDQQVKDAGKFQGSLLAKCADILINSLTTLANISNMRAHHLMNDKMNQGRFPRFLAPNAGANSGLMIYQYRGSAEYLRLSSLGRFSVQSTATSAWTEDVVSNSGLACLYAWKASQWALPVAAIEMIAAAQAIDLIDGVSRCSPRNQQLYRTIRSRIPFLQEDSLSAYTLINAGTEMIKSGALLNA